A stretch of the Archangium violaceum genome encodes the following:
- a CDS encoding lasso peptide biosynthesis protein has protein sequence MLRKQGWGPASRYLRQLRPVPGSDRYAALPPLAAIRLARQEILWSQLVLRLLEPNGICLPGSFSLAVYLSAFGLPCEVTVARELCSSNPEYSFHSWAELHGEVLNDTPAVKQGFKVLQRVSADAIAARKGGGNPERR, from the coding sequence ATGCTGCGAAAGCAAGGCTGGGGACCAGCTTCTCGCTATCTGCGGCAGTTGCGCCCCGTCCCGGGGAGTGACCGCTACGCCGCGCTTCCGCCGCTCGCCGCGATCCGCCTCGCCCGCCAGGAGATCCTGTGGAGCCAGCTCGTCCTGCGGCTCCTCGAGCCCAACGGGATCTGTCTGCCTGGCTCGTTCTCGCTCGCTGTCTACCTCTCCGCCTTCGGCCTGCCCTGCGAGGTCACGGTGGCGCGCGAGCTTTGCTCGAGCAACCCGGAGTACAGCTTCCACTCCTGGGCTGAGCTCCACGGCGAGGTGCTCAATGACACTCCAGCGGTCAAGCAGGGATTCAAGGTGCTCCAGCGGGTTTCCGCTGACGCCATCGCCGCTCGCAAGGGCGGCGGGAACCCGGAGCGGCGCTGA
- a CDS encoding TetR/AcrR family transcriptional regulator: MTQNDDDAVAAEPAQPGRKRDHSRDAKILDATLEVLAEVGAAGLTMDIVAARAGAGKATIYRRWTSKTELVIDAVAHMKRNQVDLERLPDTGTLRGDLLGLFKPQSIEEGERKLKIMTGLASLLSQDQTLAEAANAAVVQPWAEAHFALMRRAVERGEISASADIVTLSQVIPSMAAYRTLVQRKPMDLAFLVSMVDGVIMPALRPQPSAVPPDSTGHRPVPITSRVEESPSPRRAASVRRRSKT, translated from the coding sequence ATGACTCAGAACGATGACGACGCCGTTGCCGCCGAGCCCGCACAGCCAGGACGCAAGCGAGACCACTCGCGCGACGCGAAGATCCTCGACGCCACGCTCGAGGTTCTCGCCGAGGTGGGCGCAGCGGGCCTGACAATGGACATCGTGGCCGCGCGAGCCGGAGCCGGGAAGGCGACCATCTACCGCCGATGGACGTCGAAGACGGAGCTGGTCATCGATGCCGTCGCGCACATGAAACGCAATCAGGTCGATCTCGAGCGTCTGCCCGACACGGGCACGCTCCGCGGAGACCTGCTCGGCCTGTTCAAGCCGCAGTCGATCGAAGAAGGCGAGCGCAAGCTCAAGATCATGACGGGGCTCGCCTCGTTGCTCTCGCAGGACCAGACGCTCGCCGAGGCAGCAAACGCCGCGGTGGTCCAACCGTGGGCCGAAGCGCACTTCGCGCTGATGCGGCGAGCGGTCGAACGCGGTGAGATCTCGGCGTCCGCCGACATCGTCACTCTGTCCCAGGTCATCCCGTCGATGGCCGCCTACCGCACCCTGGTTCAGCGCAAGCCGATGGACCTGGCCTTCCTCGTGTCGATGGTTGACGGAGTCATCATGCCGGCCCTCCGGCCTCAGCCCTCGGCGGTACCACCAGATTCGACAGGTCACAGACCTGTCCCCATCACCTCACGGGTCGAAGAATCCCCGTCGCCCCGACGAGCCGCGAGCGTGCGGAGACGCTCGAAAACCTGA
- a CDS encoding VOC family protein, whose protein sequence is MTVSVTNHLNFRGDARAALEFYQSVFGGDITIVTYKDAHSVQDPSEANQVMWGQVAAKNGFRVMAYDVPSRMPWDEGKNAFFVSVRGDSDKEITALWEKLSVGATVAQPLAPSGWAPLYGMLKDRFGITWVLDVATEYKAH, encoded by the coding sequence ATGACCGTCAGCGTTACCAACCACCTCAACTTCCGTGGCGATGCTCGTGCGGCGCTGGAGTTCTACCAGTCCGTGTTCGGCGGGGACATCACCATTGTCACCTACAAGGACGCCCATAGCGTCCAGGATCCGTCCGAGGCGAATCAGGTGATGTGGGGCCAGGTCGCCGCCAAGAACGGCTTTCGAGTGATGGCGTACGACGTGCCGTCCCGGATGCCGTGGGACGAAGGCAAGAATGCATTCTTCGTCTCTGTCCGCGGTGACTCGGATAAGGAAATCACCGCGCTCTGGGAAAAGCTCTCCGTTGGCGCGACCGTCGCGCAGCCACTGGCGCCGTCGGGATGGGCGCCCCTCTACGGCATGCTCAAGGACCGCTTCGGCATCACGTGGGTCCTGGATGTCGCTACGGAGTACAAGGCGCACTGA
- a CDS encoding YdeI/OmpD-associated family protein has protein sequence MHPPEARSFETVDQLESWLKANHETRRELWVRIFKKDSGTPTVTWNDCVVAAIAWGWIDGQRKSLDEVSFLQRLTPRRPRSDWSKRNREHAERLVAEGRMRPPGLAHVQAAREDGRWEQAYSGSSEVVVPDDFLEELRKTPAARRFFETLDRRNLYVIYRRLQTAKRLETRKKRIADMVAQLARGKAFH, from the coding sequence ATGCATCCACCCGAAGCTCGCTCATTCGAGACAGTTGACCAGCTCGAAAGTTGGCTGAAAGCGAATCATGAGACCAGGCGAGAGCTCTGGGTCCGCATCTTCAAGAAGGACTCGGGCACTCCAACTGTCACCTGGAACGATTGTGTCGTCGCGGCGATCGCGTGGGGCTGGATCGACGGTCAGCGTAAGTCGCTCGACGAAGTCTCGTTTCTACAGCGCTTGACGCCGCGCCGTCCCAGATCGGACTGGTCGAAGAGGAACCGTGAACACGCCGAGCGTCTGGTGGCCGAGGGGCGCATGCGGCCACCTGGCCTGGCTCATGTCCAAGCGGCGCGCGAGGACGGGCGCTGGGAGCAGGCCTATTCGGGGTCGTCTGAGGTGGTCGTCCCGGATGACTTCCTCGAAGAGCTGCGGAAGACCCCTGCTGCCAGGCGGTTCTTCGAAACGCTCGATCGCAGAAACCTATACGTGATTTATCGTCGCCTTCAGACTGCCAAGCGCTTGGAAACCCGGAAGAAGCGAATCGCGGATATGGTTGCGCAATTGGCGCGCGGCAAAGCGTTCCACTGA
- a CDS encoding ISAs1 family transposase — protein MLMLLVQALAVGRRVLRHAEALGEDMLREGTAPEGLKRPVSDTTLDRLLGKLEPEGLEQEVHQMVHRGLEVGLIRHELFARGVVSIDGKAGESTPGQPPCEPSHTTKDEQGREYWYPYALRASLTSSAAQPVLDQKLLEGKQGEATAFPELFKRVVEKFGRHFEYVTVDAGMTSAANARVVREAGKHYLMALKENFHRLHDKAWVALAVAPVKVRTRERTSGEWVERELRVVDKPPEEDFPGAQQWVWVRQTRTRDGELPKVETRLFLTSIPTGQLSPERMLTLVRRHWGIENGPNWTADVVLEEDSASPSLRGNAPLVLSWLRLLAYNLLALVRTHLPTRDKRPQSFARTMEVLYQGLLGLAVLPESLATLA, from the coding sequence ATGTTGATGCTGCTGGTGCAGGCGCTGGCGGTGGGGCGGCGGGTGTTGAGGCATGCCGAGGCGCTGGGGGAGGACATGCTGCGCGAAGGCACGGCGCCCGAGGGGCTGAAGCGGCCGGTGTCCGACACGACGTTGGATAGGCTGCTGGGGAAGTTGGAGCCAGAGGGGTTGGAGCAGGAGGTGCACCAGATGGTGCACCGAGGCCTGGAAGTGGGGCTGATACGCCATGAGCTCTTCGCCCGGGGCGTCGTCAGCATTGACGGGAAGGCAGGGGAGAGCACGCCGGGGCAGCCGCCGTGCGAGCCGAGCCACACGACGAAGGATGAGCAGGGGCGGGAGTACTGGTACCCGTACGCGCTGCGCGCCAGTCTCACCAGCAGCGCGGCCCAGCCGGTGCTCGACCAGAAGTTGCTGGAAGGCAAGCAGGGAGAGGCGACGGCGTTCCCGGAGTTGTTCAAACGGGTGGTGGAGAAGTTCGGGCGGCATTTCGAGTACGTGACAGTGGACGCGGGAATGACGAGCGCGGCCAATGCGCGGGTGGTGAGGGAGGCGGGCAAGCACTACCTGATGGCGCTCAAGGAGAACTTCCACCGGCTACATGACAAGGCGTGGGTGGCGCTGGCGGTGGCGCCAGTGAAGGTGCGCACGCGCGAGCGGACGAGCGGGGAGTGGGTGGAGAGGGAGTTGAGGGTGGTGGACAAGCCGCCAGAGGAGGACTTTCCCGGCGCCCAGCAATGGGTATGGGTGAGGCAGACGCGAACCAGAGACGGCGAGCTGCCGAAGGTGGAGACGCGGCTGTTCCTCACCTCCATTCCCACAGGGCAACTGTCCCCGGAGCGGATGCTGACGTTGGTACGCCGGCACTGGGGGATTGAGAACGGGCCCAACTGGACAGCGGACGTGGTGCTGGAGGAGGACAGCGCCTCGCCCAGCCTGCGAGGCAATGCACCCCTGGTACTCAGCTGGCTGCGTTTGCTGGCCTACAACCTGCTGGCCCTGGTGCGCACGCACCTGCCGACTCGCGACAAACGGCCCCAAAGCTTCGCACGCACCATGGAGGTGCTCTACCAGGGCCTGTTGGGTCTGGCCGTGCTGCCCGAGAGTCTGGCCACACTTGCCTGA
- a CDS encoding WD40/YVTN/BNR-like repeat-containing protein — MPSCSHITGTNAITFTRDEGATLASTGTLTGTVSTPGLVALDTANTLLAVHANSLLRSTDAGCTWNTVGTVHSGLTLTAATGGRAYAWAENGSSLYRIDGSTLTALTSPAANILGLGVDAANGSHVRVGDRRGQLYESFNGGASWTAIGVAPVSEDFVLGYTVAFDPANLNHVLYGLAGQGAFVSTNGGSTWTQVKGLSTTRANGFTIAVSPANGQIVWLVGMDLETSTRKLYRSADGGQTFAPVVVESENVSLTNGVLVAPHPKDAQVIYFEFGTYYQDYGTDIYKYNHATGVVTQTHNANDDVSSIAFSPADPSVMYFGLTSVIPS, encoded by the coding sequence GTGCCCTCGTGCAGTCACATTACTGGAACGAATGCCATCACCTTCACCCGGGACGAGGGCGCGACCCTGGCGTCGACGGGGACGCTCACGGGCACCGTTTCCACCCCTGGGCTGGTGGCGCTGGATACGGCGAACACGCTGCTCGCGGTGCACGCCAACAGCCTCCTCCGGTCCACCGACGCGGGCTGCACCTGGAACACCGTTGGAACGGTGCACTCGGGCCTGACGCTGACCGCCGCAACCGGAGGCCGAGCCTATGCCTGGGCGGAGAACGGCTCGAGCCTCTACCGCATCGATGGCTCCACCCTCACCGCGCTGACCTCACCCGCGGCGAACATCCTGGGCCTGGGCGTGGACGCCGCCAACGGCAGCCACGTGCGCGTCGGTGACAGGCGGGGCCAACTGTACGAGTCCTTCAATGGTGGCGCCTCGTGGACGGCCATCGGTGTGGCTCCGGTCAGCGAGGACTTCGTCCTCGGATACACGGTGGCGTTCGACCCGGCCAATCTCAACCACGTGTTGTATGGTCTGGCCGGTCAGGGCGCCTTCGTATCGACCAATGGTGGCTCCACCTGGACGCAGGTGAAGGGCCTGTCGACGACCCGCGCCAACGGGTTCACCATCGCCGTGTCCCCGGCCAACGGGCAGATCGTCTGGCTCGTGGGCATGGACCTGGAGACGAGCACCCGGAAGCTCTACCGCTCGGCGGACGGCGGTCAGACCTTTGCTCCGGTGGTGGTGGAATCGGAGAACGTGAGTTTGACCAACGGCGTCCTGGTCGCGCCGCATCCGAAGGACGCCCAGGTCATCTATTTCGAGTTCGGCACCTACTACCAGGACTATGGCACGGACATCTACAAATACAACCACGCAACGGGCGTGGTGACGCAGACGCATAACGCCAATGATGATGTGTCGTCGATCGCGTTCTCGCCCGCCGACCCGTCCGTGATGTATTTCGGTCTCACGTCCGTCATTCCCAGCTGA
- a CDS encoding winged helix-turn-helix transcriptional regulator: protein MRLLSGRWPTLLIYYLSNGPKRFSELRRDNPKISQRMLTLELRELEAAGIVSRTVYPGVPARVDYELSAEGRGLVPLLNALGDWWEDLQRRRRTDEPIRGSQAS, encoded by the coding sequence ATGCGCCTTCTGAGCGGGCGCTGGCCCACGCTGCTGATCTATTACTTGAGCAACGGCCCCAAGCGGTTCAGCGAGTTGCGCCGCGACAACCCGAAGATCTCGCAACGGATGCTGACGCTCGAGCTTCGCGAGCTGGAGGCCGCCGGGATTGTGTCCCGCACGGTCTACCCGGGCGTACCCGCGCGCGTGGACTATGAGCTCTCGGCGGAAGGCCGCGGGTTGGTGCCCCTGCTCAATGCACTCGGCGATTGGTGGGAGGACCTTCAGCGGCGGCGCCGGACGGACGAGCCGATCCGCGGCAGCCAGGCCAGTTGA
- a CDS encoding glutathione S-transferase family protein, with translation MEPVLLYGIPLGCSFGSIVAMEWLGLPYRLCRINMPEDTQRDLFVQLNPVRQTPVLLLENGTVLTESAAILPHLANRAPARRLGFAQGTPEHDRLNETLAFLNTTFFSAFGPLWTAYEMEENPPVQEMLREMGRKKVAKAHEELEALMAKREWLAGDTRTIADAYFIGIARWAEFHGVADPREYPRLHAHIRRLEEDPAVIFAHAIEEQRSATSAGGFKGHVALEDLRARLAV, from the coding sequence ATGGAACCCGTGCTTCTTTATGGAATCCCGCTGGGGTGTTCATTCGGTTCGATCGTGGCGATGGAGTGGCTCGGACTGCCGTACCGGCTCTGTCGGATCAACATGCCCGAGGATACGCAGCGGGACCTCTTCGTGCAGCTCAACCCTGTTCGCCAGACGCCGGTCCTGCTGCTCGAGAATGGTACCGTCCTGACCGAAAGCGCCGCGATCCTGCCGCATCTCGCCAACAGGGCACCGGCCCGGCGGTTGGGCTTCGCCCAGGGCACGCCCGAACACGACCGGCTCAATGAGACCCTGGCCTTCCTCAACACGACCTTCTTCTCGGCGTTCGGCCCGCTCTGGACGGCCTACGAGATGGAGGAGAATCCACCCGTCCAGGAGATGCTGAGGGAGATGGGCCGCAAGAAGGTCGCCAAGGCGCACGAGGAGTTGGAGGCGCTGATGGCGAAACGGGAATGGCTCGCGGGCGACACGCGCACGATCGCCGATGCCTACTTCATCGGCATCGCGCGCTGGGCCGAGTTCCACGGCGTGGCGGATCCTCGGGAGTATCCGAGGCTCCATGCGCATATCCGAAGGCTGGAGGAGGACCCCGCGGTGATCTTCGCTCACGCGATCGAGGAGCAGCGTTCGGCCACGAGCGCGGGTGGATTCAAGGGCCATGTCGCGCTCGAGGACTTGAGGGCGCGTCTGGCGGTTTGA